Within the Anas acuta chromosome 6, bAnaAcu1.1, whole genome shotgun sequence genome, the region tgcaCAATAGGCCGTTCTACCACACGCAACTGTTTTCAGTCTCAACTATATCCCAGTCCTTTGCAATCTGCTTCAAAGGAAGCTGACACCAAAGAATAACTGAAAATGATAGTAATAAGATGCATGAACTTTGAATTTACAGACTTTCTATTGTTTTTCTTGTGCAAGTTTGGAGGACAAGATGAAATCTCACATACTTTGGAGTCTTATGGtatatttctttcagaagtaaGCATTAACAACTGCAAGcatgtttttattctctttattctAGATGTCTTCAGCCTTTTAGCACTAGATATTTCATTCAGGAATTGAATGCcgcaaaaacaaaacatgaaactCACAGAGATGAAGCATATAATGCAACTCAATCTCccaaaacaatattaaaaatactttgattCTCAGTGAACAAAAGAGTGCGTGGTATAGGATAGGTAATGCCTTTTCTCTGTGACTAACGTGTCCTTAAAAGCTAAACAGAATAATTAGGATTCCtccattatttatatatattaaggGCAATCTTGTAGTTCCTTAATAAATTGAAGTGTGTTTCTTGAAGATACACTTAAAGTCCTAAACGACTATTATTGCTGCATTTAGAAAGACTGCACAAATTGACAgacaaaaagcacagcaaattaTTACagcattagaaaataataaGTTCGAAAGAAATTGTAGAAGCGATGTGCAGGGTTTTTTGTACTTCTGTACAGTGAAGATATACCCTAAGCTGTCAGGACCATATTAAATGGGGCATAGTTAAACTGAGTGGCTCTGATAAGGGGCTCTGCTTTGCTATCAAAGTTCTAGATCAGTTGGATTGAATTTCCTGCATATTGCACATTTCCAGactttcattctctctctttcctttccgTGACACTACAAGGACAGCCTTAGATACGCTTATAATTTGTGGTTTTATAATGCAGGAGACATCTACATTTTCAAAGAAGAGATGATACCACAATAGTCAGGAGAAAAAAGTTTTCCAACACACGCATTCTGCGCATATTCcctttaagttttaaaaaatgactttgtgGATATTCTTAGGAAAGACATTTGCACTGAAGTAAAATATCTTTTGCCTGAAGTTGAAACCATGTGTGTTCATACTTCAGCCTTAACCatctgaaacaacaacaaagagtTTCTCCAGTTCCCATTATGAAGCTTTTTGAATTGTTTTAACCTTGAAacacatcccccccaaaatgtatttcaaattcTCTAAAATGAAATAGTTGCATGCGCTGTACTTCAATAATTCAGTTTTATCAGAACAACAGAAGTAGTAGCTTCATGTTCAGTATATATATTTGACATaaattttcagattattttgtgAAAAGTGATTATTTGTAATAACAATCATAATAATATGGTCAAGACAGCTAccaggaatgagaaaagaatgcTTATGAAGTTCAATTACATGAGATCAAGTCAAAGTATCTCTGCTCTCATGGTGCTTGGGCTTTAAAACATAATGGGAAAGGCCCTTTCTGGGCAAGAAATCACTCGCTAAATTCCAAGGTTAATTATTAAAAGCTTCACAAGGAAGGGCACCCATTCAGTTTCACTTTAGGCTACAGTCCAGGGCTGTGCTTAAACTATTCAAGGTACAGAAAAGTTAGCCACTCACATAACCTTTCAAGAATCAGAATCTAGcagttaacagaaaataaaattatttttcttcaaaatcacAACATTGCTATTTGctagataaattaaaaaatcaggtATAGTTAGTAccttattaaaatgtaaaactaaCTACAAGGCATTAACAGGGAGATTTTCCGCGGTACAGAGTCATGGGTGAAATGtatgcttttgcttttgaaagacTCCTTCTGAAGTGACAAATATTCCCCAGTGTGGTCAAATGCTTTGCCTTTTCCCCACCAGCATTGCACTTTTTGGGCTTAATGTTTTCTATAACATTCAGAGTAATGTTCAACACTGGCAGGCATGCAATTTtcagggaaaggggaaaaaatggaaaaaaagaaaatggtccTATTATTACACTGTACTGCAGTATGATTATAACATCGCTGTGCATATATCTCCACTGAAATTGAATTGCCAGCAGAAGCAGTAGGACCTTCATGACTAGCTGTATAATCTGGCCTATAGTCAAGCTGCCAACTTCGGTATTAATTCACAATTCTCTCGCTGCACAAAATCATATATAAACAGTTATTATCCTGTTTGTCTGTACTGGCAATAAGGAACACATCCAGAAGTTAAAAAGAAGGTAATAACGTTTTCATGTTCTAAAGCACTTACCAGGGTCTGATTCTGCATTTCCATATCAGcttttgtgttgctgtttttcttgtggTTTCCTTGAGAGCTGATAGAGTTGCTGTGAAGAGAGGAGCCCTGGGAGCTGCCCTTCGACACACTCCTGTAGGAAACATTATTTGATCCACTTTCTGtctgctgagctgctttctTATCAACTCTGCAGGTAGAGAGTGATTCCTCTGATAAATTACATTGCCCTTCTTCAATCACTCTACTTTTCCATTCCTTTAATGTTTAAAGTAACCTCTCCATATCTTTCTGTCTCTAGACCTTTGAGTGATAAATGTTTCTAACTAGCCTTGATCAAATCTGTCACTTGCAATTTCAGGTAGTATATCAATTTAGTCTTTCACatgtaatgatttattttatatttgtgacTGCTGTGGGGCAAACGTGAAAACACAATATAGCAATTGCTACGTTGTTCTGTGACCAAAGGTTATGGTAGCTAGAAATGTAACTAATTCTGACTAGTTTCCAAACATGTCTACTGGTTAGAATACATGGAAATGGAATTCATTAAAAGATGTACCTAAGTATCCTCTATATTTACACATTGTCTGCCTACATTCTTGATTTCTacaataattttgtatttctatCAACTTGGATGTAACTTCCCATTCTTTAATTTCAAAGACCATTGGTTTGGTTAACAAGAAAAAGTCAACAGAATTATCATTTCATTATTAATACTTTTTTCCCTTAAAGATGAGAGTCCTGTTAGTTTACAAACCGATTGCTCCCATCCATTCTTAGTCTAAGAGGAACATACATTGAACTTAGCATCTGAGGATGCCAGCAAAGTTACACGGCACAACAAAATATCCCATACCTGTTTAAAAGTTCCTTCATAAAACTGTCTTTCGGTGAGTATGCAGCTGTGGTGGAACCTCTGACTTGTTCACACCCAATGTGGCCGGACGTGTTTTGTGACGATTTCAAAATTTTACTCTCCATAGCATCACCTAAAATgtcattgtttgttttcctgttaatttcattttccatttcacagcgttgttcagtttgctttttttcttttcttctctctaatTTTGCCTGCTTAATTCCAAATCCTGAAacctttgcttcttttttttctacctttgtTTTAGGAACATCAGGTTTCCTGCTACTCAGTGCTGGGAGCTTACTCTTTCGAAAGCCAAACCAATTAGCTATAGAGGGCCCTGTCTTTTGTTTAGTCTCCACAGTAGGagatttgttttgttcctgACCCTTCTGGACATTTTCTTGGATGCATAACATGACCTTCTCCTCTATTGTAGGCTGTAGAGCAGGCGAACTGAAAACATCAGTAACCTCAGAGGCTTCCGCTAACTTTAAAGACATCTGCTGTCTTTGTGATTTTGTTGCTTCCAGTTTATGAGGACACTTTATTCCATCCAAGCTTTGAAATGATGAAATCTGTTTGGAAGATGCAGTAGCTGATGCTTCTAACTCCAATTCTGCaggcaaaatgctttttttatttagaacttcatgttttacattttcactgtttttctcaCTCTGGACAGATGGACTGCGTGCATCTTTTTgagaaaatgctttgtttccatCACATTTTGAAGTGCTGTGAAACAAGTCTACTTTTGGAGACGATCTGAATGGCAGTTTGCTTGGGcttccatgctggctattgCAATTACTCTTATTTCCAACAGAACCTTGTCTAGAGTACGAATTTTCAGTGGTTTTTGAAGCATTTGAAGGAGTCTCTTGTGTCACTGCTGACCCAGGAATGGCCTTGATTTGAAGTCCTTCCATGGCTGAGTTCTGCCTTGTTAGAGAATTTCCTCTGTCAGAAGTATTTGTAATAATCTGAGTCCGTACTTTTCCAAGACCTTCTGTAACAAGAGCAGATGGCTTTTCCCCTGTATGAATGCTAAAACTCTGACTACGAGCTTTTGCTCCATTCATGCCCAGAGCTGGTTTCAAGTGTGACTTGTTGCTGGAAGAAGCAGATCTCTTAACTAATTTGCTTTCTAATCCATCTACTCTGTCTACCACCAAGCTGCAGTTTTCATGTGGCTGAGGTGATGCTGTATCCATACTAAGTCCCACAGTAAAATTATCTTTTATATCGGTATCAGACTTAGAGTCTTTTAATTCAGCATCCATTGCACCCCTGGTGGTTAGGCATTCATTTTGCTTGTACTTACTTGAACTCACATTGCTTTTGGAAGCTGCATTTATACtgtctttttcctgcttccctGGGACGGTAGAGCTCTTTCGGAGAAGTTGAGGAGATTTGACAAATAATTTCAGTCCTACGGGGAGACGggttttcattcctttctcaTTAGAGTTTTGCGTAGTATTTGCAGTGTCGCTGCCATGAAAGGATGACAACGGGGAATTGTTTACCTGAGATAGTAAGGGCTCGCTTGTGCTTGTGGCGTGACATTGAGGAGTTGCGGGGAGAATGTTTGGCATCTTTTGAGGCTGATCAACCCCACTGTCACTGGAAATATCTTTTTTGCTGGAATATGCTTCTGTCGAAGAAGTTGTTTCCAGTGACGGACAGCCCAGGGGAAAGGACCTGTCTGTTTGAAAGTTTGTTTTCAGGAGCTCACGATTCCTGTGGAGACCTGGCTGATTAGGGCTTTTTGGGCAGACTTGCTTTGTGAAAACTTTGGAAAGTCCTTGGCATGCAGTATGGGGTTGCTGagatacacatttattttgcataattgcttctgcattttcctgAAGGTAAGATAACTCAATTTTGGCCCCAGAAGATACAGCTTTTGCTTGCACTTCATGACTAGATTGATTATGAAAGCCGGAGTTCACAGCTCCTTTTAATGGTGAtgatttcagtatattttttgctgtttcactgGGACCAGCTCCTTCAAACTTTACAGCTATAGGTGATGAATGAGCATAATCAGGCCGAATCAACAGGGATGTTGACCTGCCCggaggaaggggtggggatGGCGATCGGGCTTCTACAGTTGCCGAGTCGCAATGAAAGTCTCTGGTTGGAGGTTCTCCATAGTCACTGGGCTCTATAAGGTGCTGAGGCAACAGTGGTGATGCTGGGCTCGGACTCTTTGGATACTTTGTCCCATTGGCCCTGCCTGGACGCTTtgagctgggcaggaggtgggcagggggctttGGAACCTGGAAGTCGACTTTTGAGTCAAAATTATGAGGTGGACTTTGGGCCTTTTTGAATCTGGAAAGCTTTACAGGTGGCAGAGCAGGTGATTTTTCAAGGGTTGCATGGCTCACTGATGTAGCTACAGGTGTCTCCTGGCTCTCCATCATCATAGTTTTTTGTGGAGAAAATTTCCCTCTGCTGGGTATTTTAGTCAAGTTTGGCTTTTGATTGATTCCTGTATGAACAGTGAAGCTTGAATTGGCCTTGTATGATACCTCATTCACTGGCTTCACTATTTTTTGCCGTGGAGCATTTTGCAGTATTATTCTTCCACAGCGTGAAGATTCACTGCAGGTCAGGGGGACAACCGTATTTTTATTACCTGTATTATCCTCAAGAGTGTTCTTGGTTTTATCTTCAGATCCTTCTAAAGCAGTGTAGTTTCTAGCACTGCTTCCTGTCTGCAAATTAGTTATTCCCTGAGGCATAAGTTCAGTATATTCAGCACTGGACCTAGTTTGTGGCTGGTTGattgaaatttcatttcttgttaCAGTGACAACTCCAGTTTGATGCGAGCTGAATTCAATAGGCTCACCATCCTCGGCATCAAATATTACGGTAATGCACTCTTCAGAAGAGGTCTTTTTTACGACCTTTTGTTGTTTAATGAAATTACATGTCTTTGGCCTAATATCTGACTGAGCAGAtacctgtttttcctctttgtcaGTAAACTGAGAATTCTCTGTGACTACGAGGACGTCAGAGTTCTTTGTGTACTTCTCAGAAAAAGGACTTGATAATAGATCTGATGGACTCTTCTCATCACTGCTTTCTATACGCAATTCATCCAAGACTTCATTGTCATCAGTatctgaaagctgaaaattaaGGTCCTTCCAGCCCGTATTAGCATGGCTTTGATCTAACTGTAACTCAGGCAGCTTTGCTCTGGTGCACAGTTTTACTTCTGCCTGAAATCCACTGACAAAACTAGTTAATTTTTCAGGTCTTTCctttgaattaaaatatgaaCTTCTTTCTGGCAAATGTTTCCTATTAGGGTCCCAGTCAAAGAGACTGTCAGAAACACTGTGAGTTAATTTGTTACAATAGATCCTGCAGTCTTTGCTGGGTACTTCCTGCAGCAATAATAAGGATGAAGAATCGTCATCTGCATCATCATGTGAATCTGAATCATAAGAGAAAGTTTTATGTTCAATGCAAATACTTCCCATCTCCATTGGCTTACAATGAGTCTGTTCATTATGGCTGCCACATTTAACACCAGGGGAATATATTCCTTCATTGGAGTTCATGCAGTCTTTGTAACCCCATTTCGATATTACTGAAGGTGATTCaagtaatattttttgcttctgtaattTCTTCAGCCCTTCTAGGATGTGGTTTTCCTTGATACGAGTTGGAGGTAGATCATCTGCAGGACTTGAGAGGTTACTTGGGAGTGAAGAACCAATGCTTATTCTTTTATCCCAGCTCACGGATGACtgtcaaaacaaaatagaaCTCACATATTACTCACAAGTGCCGTTAATAAAAACGTTACCATTTTATTAAAGAGATTTAGGAGTGCATAGGGCATTACGTTTCATCCATTGCTATTAATAgcaatgttcttttttaatacaGGATTTCATACTGGTGTGAAAGCTGCAGTGGATTTAAAACCTGTAGGAAGAACAATATGAATGGAAGGATTAAGATaaagaaggagaagaacaaTTTGGATTgtgaaaagacagaataaatgTCAGAATAAATGTGGAAACTGCGAGCAAATTGGAGTGATAAAggaattgttaaaaaaaataaatgagggagagagaaagggagggagatgGCAGGGAGAGAACTCCTGAGTTTAGTGACaactgttttaaatacaaaagaaggaagaaaattaaaaaaaaaaaatctgaaagtcaGCTTAAGctaacaaatgaaacaaattaatttcatttaccCTTTTGCTGCATGTCTTCCCATCATTCCAAGTGTAGGAGGAACCACTGGAATATTCACTGCAAGCACTTGAGAGGGAGAGTTCACTGCTACTGCAGCTGCTCCGGGGATATAGGCGGCTAGGACCTGTCGTATTTAATTGACTCTGGCATTTCAAGACAGGTATACTGGATTTCACATTCTGCTGGCATTCCTAAAACAtgagaagaaatagaaatatctCATGGCTGGAAAAAGATCATTTAACTTCCCCCTGATAAAGAAGGACAAAGAAAAGCCAGTAAGCTACTTACACCTTCCTACTATGCCATTAGTGTTTGGTGATTTTCATACAGAGAACTAAGTTAAAAATtgctaatattttcatttgtcagGGGAAAAATCCCCGATCCtccatgttttttctttattcttgaACAAGTATTGTCCTCTTCTTTTGCTAAAGATTATTCTGAGTCTGCTTGAATTATGCTTTGTACATAAGCAGCATGCTCCAGTaagatacagaaaacaaagttataAGAATACAAGTACATCTTGACAACTGCATTATAGCCCTGGAATGTAACAGATGAGGCTGTACACCCTAGACAAGGTAAATTAATTTAGTATCCCAAGCAGAATGTCCACTGAGAATGGAATCTCTCCATTACAGTCTAATTTTGGTTTCCTATCTAGTTCAAAGCTTTGTCTAAGAAACTCTCTGACGTAGGACAATCCATCTTTGTGTCACTTGCAGACAGCTGAAGCCTCTTGCTTATGCAATTTATTGACACTTTATGGCTGCCTTTAGTACTTGTGTAGTTATCGCCTCTCTCCAAATGCAATTTCAGCTGACTGTGACTAAGTGCCAGCTTTGAGGAAGAGAGTAATGAAGAGCAGATAGCACTTTAGGTAAAATATTAAACCTCCGTAGGAGTATCTAGGATTACTTTAATTTGTTTCCAAACTAATACTCTTGTGCCTAACAATGTTAGAGCTTCTTTAACGTTAAGCGCCTGCACCATTCTGTTAGGCGATTCTCCAGTTTCCTTACCAAATCTGACATCTTTTTAATTACCAGTAACACCAGAAAGAATGACACAACTCTATTTCATAAAACTTTGGTTTGAATTTCATTAAGGCAGAGTATGATTGTGCAACCTcaaatatttattgctttttgcaCATGGATATAGCCCCAATTAATTTTGCATAGATGAAAAATTTACCTTTATATTCAGGAAGTCACAAGAAATCTGAAGTTACAGGATCCACAAAAGAAATATCAAAACTGCACATGCAACAGACGCAGCTGCTTCATGCaaatttctggaaaaatgtTCAGTTTGTACGCATTTCTCATACACCAGCATGTTTATTGGACTTCTGCTCATTTCTTCCACTTATTCCTCCACAACCTCCCATTTATTATTGCTAGGGCTGAACCGCTTTTGGTTAAATGGGAGAGCAGAATTTTTACTGCTGAGGAGTTCATCAGTACAGCTGTTCATTGCTCAGCTGACATAATAATGTTCTGTTTTTGACAAACTTAACTACAGGGCAAATCATTATTCTCTGTCACAGGCCAAACTTATGAATGGGAAAATCATTTAGAGGTAGAAAGAGCACATTTCACCTCTGGGAGTTATTGGTACATGTCCTCCTAGGAAGTCAAATGGATGCAGGAGGAATAGCCTTTAA harbors:
- the NCKAP5 gene encoding nck-associated protein 5 isoform X1, with amino-acid sequence MSGCWSPGDVPPSSDLHGSPSLLLKEYMDSNKYIEHLVTQLEEQRWNLWREKLSVARLQREVAQSKSEGTMREKLIHELEEERHLRLESEKRLREVTLESERSRAQMRGLQEQFSRMEETVRNLLQSQGSPGQNGEGTVNIMKVYQEKLSEDSRKCKEGMEKIHAVVDEDSRSESSSTEEEREKTKLLLERLKALEAENSALALENENQREQYERCLDEVANQVVQALLTQKDLREECIKLKTRVFDLEQQNRTLSVLFQQRVKPASDLLLQKLHSRILDLSSGDLLSEVERNRSLMQSRTADAQIHECQQNVKSSIPVLKCQSQLNTTGPSRLYPRSSCSSSELSLSSACSEYSSGSSYTWNDGKTCSKRSSVSWDKRISIGSSLPSNLSSPADDLPPTRIKENHILEGLKKLQKQKILLESPSVISKWGYKDCMNSNEGIYSPGVKCGSHNEQTHCKPMEMGSICIEHKTFSYDSDSHDDADDDSSSLLLLQEVPSKDCRIYCNKLTHSVSDSLFDWDPNRKHLPERSSYFNSKERPEKLTSFVSGFQAEVKLCTRAKLPELQLDQSHANTGWKDLNFQLSDTDDNEVLDELRIESSDEKSPSDLLSSPFSEKYTKNSDVLVVTENSQFTDKEEKQVSAQSDIRPKTCNFIKQQKVVKKTSSEECITVIFDAEDGEPIEFSSHQTGVVTVTRNEISINQPQTRSSAEYTELMPQGITNLQTGSSARNYTALEGSEDKTKNTLEDNTGNKNTVVPLTCSESSRCGRIILQNAPRQKIVKPVNEVSYKANSSFTVHTGINQKPNLTKIPSRGKFSPQKTMMMESQETPVATSVSHATLEKSPALPPVKLSRFKKAQSPPHNFDSKVDFQVPKPPAHLLPSSKRPGRANGTKYPKSPSPASPLLPQHLIEPSDYGEPPTRDFHCDSATVEARSPSPPLPPGRSTSLLIRPDYAHSSPIAVKFEGAGPSETAKNILKSSPLKGAVNSGFHNQSSHEVQAKAVSSGAKIELSYLQENAEAIMQNKCVSQQPHTACQGLSKVFTKQVCPKSPNQPGLHRNRELLKTNFQTDRSFPLGCPSLETTSSTEAYSSKKDISSDSGVDQPQKMPNILPATPQCHATSTSEPLLSQVNNSPLSSFHGSDTANTTQNSNEKGMKTRLPVGLKLFVKSPQLLRKSSTVPGKQEKDSINAASKSNVSSSKYKQNECLTTRGAMDAELKDSKSDTDIKDNFTVGLSMDTASPQPHENCSLVVDRVDGLESKLVKRSASSSNKSHLKPALGMNGAKARSQSFSIHTGEKPSALVTEGLGKVRTQIITNTSDRGNSLTRQNSAMEGLQIKAIPGSAVTQETPSNASKTTENSYSRQGSVGNKSNCNSQHGSPSKLPFRSSPKVDLFHSTSKCDGNKAFSQKDARSPSVQSEKNSENVKHEVLNKKSILPAELELEASATASSKQISSFQSLDGIKCPHKLEATKSQRQQMSLKLAEASEVTDVFSSPALQPTIEEKVMLCIQENVQKGQEQNKSPTVETKQKTGPSIANWFGFRKSKLPALSSRKPDVPKTKVEKKEAKVSGFGIKQAKLERRKEKKQTEQRCEMENEINRKTNNDILGDAMESKILKSSQNTSGHIGCEQVRGSTTAAYSPKDSFMKELLNRVDKKAAQQTESGSNNVSYRSVSKGSSQGSSLHSNSISSQGNHKKNSNTKADMEMQNQTLAKVVTENLQEEEEDTMTRTTCQSHDIESCCQMRTLDSGIGTFPLPDSGNRSAGRHISKQESTLETEALAASEQVLLSAPSVRAKTLEREVPSTAKSQESVESIISHSTSDPAMTAKGIRPFQSRLPKPASSGIINLAKQSEQEPSSVTSASLQLTEETVENRKVLPGWTTKKTAKTKDTALRVCTYSASSSDTEPEPEYETNYFQTAEETLLELTKSNKQAEQEKQKQKKSNLGNPMSILDLYQHSLYGHFGEDGPEQLAHYSLIEQLSGPSSKDSRDKESPSKLKQTEETKEDSQTRLSKISLEALNKFNSNTVLLLETEKNCLNKGEGQKEENGKKEEASLNSSDRHDVDNLESLSDSLYDSFSSCASQGSNDV
- the NCKAP5 gene encoding nck-associated protein 5 isoform X11 encodes the protein MSRNMHRRSVPGRAYSQEPDFNFMLREAVCRMEETVRNLLQSQGSPGQNGEGTVNIMKEKLSEDSRKCKEGMEKIHAVVDEDSRSESSSTEEEREKTKLLLERLKALEAENSALALENENQREQYERCLDEVANQVVQALLTQKDLREECIKLKTRVFDLEQQNRTLSVLFQQRVKPASDLLLQKLHSRILDLSSGDLLSEVERNRSLMQSRTADAQIHECQQNVKSSIPVLKCQSQLNTTGPSRLYPRSSCSSSELSLSSACSEYSSGSSYTWNDGKTCSKRSSVSWDKRISIGSSLPSNLSSPADDLPPTRIKENHILEGLKKLQKQKILLESPSVISKWGYKDCMNSNEGIYSPGVKCGSHNEQTHCKPMEMGSICIEHKTFSYDSDSHDDADDDSSSLLLLQEVPSKDCRIYCNKLTHSVSDSLFDWDPNRKHLPERSSYFNSKERPEKLTSFVSGFQAEVKLCTRAKLPELQLDQSHANTGWKDLNFQLSDTDDNEVLDELRIESSDEKSPSDLLSSPFSEKYTKNSDVLVVTENSQFTDKEEKQVSAQSDIRPKTCNFIKQQKVVKKTSSEECITVIFDAEDGEPIEFSSHQTGVVTVTRNEISINQPQTRSSAEYTELMPQGITNLQTGSSARNYTALEGSEDKTKNTLEDNTGNKNTVVPLTCSESSRCGRIILQNAPRQKIVKPVNEVSYKANSSFTVHTGINQKPNLTKIPSRGKFSPQKTMMMESQETPVATSVSHATLEKSPALPPVKLSRFKKAQSPPHNFDSKVDFQVPKPPAHLLPSSKRPGRANGTKYPKSPSPASPLLPQHLIEPSDYGEPPTRDFHCDSATVEARSPSPPLPPGRSTSLLIRPDYAHSSPIAVKFEGAGPSETAKNILKSSPLKGAVNSGFHNQSSHEVQAKAVSSGAKIELSYLQENAEAIMQNKCVSQQPHTACQGLSKVFTKQVCPKSPNQPGLHRNRELLKTNFQTDRSFPLGCPSLETTSSTEAYSSKKDISSDSGVDQPQKMPNILPATPQCHATSTSEPLLSQVNNSPLSSFHGSDTANTTQNSNEKGMKTRLPVGLKLFVKSPQLLRKSSTVPGKQEKDSINAASKSNVSSSKYKQNECLTTRGAMDAELKDSKSDTDIKDNFTVGLSMDTASPQPHENCSLVVDRVDGLESKLVKRSASSSNKSHLKPALGMNGAKARSQSFSIHTGEKPSALVTEGLGKVRTQIITNTSDRGNSLTRQNSAMEGLQIKAIPGSAVTQETPSNASKTTENSYSRQGSVGNKSNCNSQHGSPSKLPFRSSPKVDLFHSTSKCDGNKAFSQKDARSPSVQSEKNSENVKHEVLNKKSILPAELELEASATASSKQISSFQSLDGIKCPHKLEATKSQRQQMSLKLAEASEVTDVFSSPALQPTIEEKVMLCIQENVQKGQEQNKSPTVETKQKTGPSIANWFGFRKSKLPALSSRKPDVPKTKVEKKEAKVSGFGIKQAKLERRKEKKQTEQRCEMENEINRKTNNDILGDAMESKILKSSQNTSGHIGCEQVRGSTTAAYSPKDSFMKELLNRVDKKAAQQTESGSNNVSYRSVSKGSSQGSSLHSNSISSQGNHKKNSNTKADMEMQNQTLAKVVTENLQEEEEDTMTRTTCQSHDIESCCQMRTLDSGIGTFPLPDSGNRSAGRHISKQESTLETEALAASEQVLLSAPSVRAKTLEREVPSTAKSQESVESIISHSTSDPAMTAKGIRPFQSRLPKPASSGIINLAKQSEQEPSSVTSASLQLTEETVENRKVLPGWTTKKTAKTKDTALRVCTYSASSSDTEPEPEYETNYFQTAEETLLELTKSNKQAEQEKQKQKKSNLGNPMSILDLYQHSLYGHFGEDGPEQLAHYSLIEQLSGPSSKDSRDKESPSKLKQTEETKEDSQTRLSKISLEALNKFNSNTVLLLETEKNCLNKGEGQKEENGKKEEASLNSSDRHDVDNLESLSDSLYDSFSSCASQGSNDV
- the NCKAP5 gene encoding nck-associated protein 5 isoform X10, with amino-acid sequence MSRNMHRRSVPGRAYSQEPDFNFMLREAVCRMEETVRNLLQSQGSPGQNGEGTVNIMKVYQEKLSEDSRKCKEGMEKIHAVVDEDSRSESSSTEEEREKTKLLLERLKALEAENSALALENENQREQYERCLDEVANQVVQALLTQKDLREECIKLKTRVFDLEQQNRTLSVLFQQRVKPASDLLLQKLHSRILDLSSGDLLSEVERNRSLMQSRTADAQIHECQQNVKSSIPVLKCQSQLNTTGPSRLYPRSSCSSSELSLSSACSEYSSGSSYTWNDGKTCSKRSSVSWDKRISIGSSLPSNLSSPADDLPPTRIKENHILEGLKKLQKQKILLESPSVISKWGYKDCMNSNEGIYSPGVKCGSHNEQTHCKPMEMGSICIEHKTFSYDSDSHDDADDDSSSLLLLQEVPSKDCRIYCNKLTHSVSDSLFDWDPNRKHLPERSSYFNSKERPEKLTSFVSGFQAEVKLCTRAKLPELQLDQSHANTGWKDLNFQLSDTDDNEVLDELRIESSDEKSPSDLLSSPFSEKYTKNSDVLVVTENSQFTDKEEKQVSAQSDIRPKTCNFIKQQKVVKKTSSEECITVIFDAEDGEPIEFSSHQTGVVTVTRNEISINQPQTRSSAEYTELMPQGITNLQTGSSARNYTALEGSEDKTKNTLEDNTGNKNTVVPLTCSESSRCGRIILQNAPRQKIVKPVNEVSYKANSSFTVHTGINQKPNLTKIPSRGKFSPQKTMMMESQETPVATSVSHATLEKSPALPPVKLSRFKKAQSPPHNFDSKVDFQVPKPPAHLLPSSKRPGRANGTKYPKSPSPASPLLPQHLIEPSDYGEPPTRDFHCDSATVEARSPSPPLPPGRSTSLLIRPDYAHSSPIAVKFEGAGPSETAKNILKSSPLKGAVNSGFHNQSSHEVQAKAVSSGAKIELSYLQENAEAIMQNKCVSQQPHTACQGLSKVFTKQVCPKSPNQPGLHRNRELLKTNFQTDRSFPLGCPSLETTSSTEAYSSKKDISSDSGVDQPQKMPNILPATPQCHATSTSEPLLSQVNNSPLSSFHGSDTANTTQNSNEKGMKTRLPVGLKLFVKSPQLLRKSSTVPGKQEKDSINAASKSNVSSSKYKQNECLTTRGAMDAELKDSKSDTDIKDNFTVGLSMDTASPQPHENCSLVVDRVDGLESKLVKRSASSSNKSHLKPALGMNGAKARSQSFSIHTGEKPSALVTEGLGKVRTQIITNTSDRGNSLTRQNSAMEGLQIKAIPGSAVTQETPSNASKTTENSYSRQGSVGNKSNCNSQHGSPSKLPFRSSPKVDLFHSTSKCDGNKAFSQKDARSPSVQSEKNSENVKHEVLNKKSILPAELELEASATASSKQISSFQSLDGIKCPHKLEATKSQRQQMSLKLAEASEVTDVFSSPALQPTIEEKVMLCIQENVQKGQEQNKSPTVETKQKTGPSIANWFGFRKSKLPALSSRKPDVPKTKVEKKEAKVSGFGIKQAKLERRKEKKQTEQRCEMENEINRKTNNDILGDAMESKILKSSQNTSGHIGCEQVRGSTTAAYSPKDSFMKELLNRVDKKAAQQTESGSNNVSYRSVSKGSSQGSSLHSNSISSQGNHKKNSNTKADMEMQNQTLAKVVTENLQEEEEDTMTRTTCQSHDIESCCQMRTLDSGIGTFPLPDSGNRSAGRHISKQESTLETEALAASEQVLLSAPSVRAKTLEREVPSTAKSQESVESIISHSTSDPAMTAKGIRPFQSRLPKPASSGIINLAKQSEQEPSSVTSASLQLTEETVENRKVLPGWTTKKTAKTKDTALRVCTYSASSSDTEPEPEYETNYFQTAEETLLELTKSNKQAEQEKQKQKKSNLGNPMSILDLYQHSLYGHFGEDGPEQLAHYSLIEQLSGPSSKDSRDKESPSKLKQTEETKEDSQTRLSKISLEALNKFNSNTVLLLETEKNCLNKGEGQKEENGKKEEASLNSSDRHDVDNLESLSDSLYDSFSSCASQGSNDV